The following proteins come from a genomic window of Yinghuangia sp. ASG 101:
- a CDS encoding DegT/DnrJ/EryC1/StrS family aminotransferase, whose amino-acid sequence MTAPSPAPTTTPSETFSFPTRGTLLGDAEAAAVAEIIGSPDRLTQGVWRDRFEQQFREYAGARHAISVTSGTVALETAIRLLDLRPGDQVVVTPQTFQATIQPLLDSPAEVVFCDVEPGTLNLDPAALDAVVTDRTAAVILVHYGGLPARMTEITAIARRHGAVVIEDCAHALGARHRGRRPGALADIGCFSFHGTKALTTLGEGGMITLDRDDWAERLDRVRSNDADYRSLPYAGPDPEPALLPWMRYSDDIYRRTCTRWHRAGTNATLSEAAAAVGVVQLGRLPELTARRRAVATRLDAATASFPLVRTHRPHPGDEHAHHLYTCFVDAPVIRERLVRTLHTHGVEVQLRYFPLHLTPEWRARGHHRGECPAAERSWFDHQVNLPCPPSLTDRQADRLASVLHDCLTLAHRI is encoded by the coding sequence ATGACCGCACCCTCGCCCGCCCCCACGACCACACCCTCCGAGACTTTCTCCTTCCCCACCCGCGGAACCCTTCTCGGCGACGCCGAGGCAGCCGCCGTCGCCGAGATCATCGGCTCGCCCGACCGCCTCACGCAGGGCGTTTGGCGCGACCGCTTCGAACAGCAATTCCGCGAGTACGCCGGCGCCCGTCACGCGATATCCGTCACCAGCGGAACCGTCGCCCTGGAAACCGCGATCCGGCTTTTGGATCTCCGCCCCGGCGACCAGGTCGTCGTCACTCCGCAGACATTCCAGGCCACCATTCAGCCTCTGCTCGACTCCCCCGCGGAGGTCGTCTTCTGCGACGTCGAACCCGGGACGCTCAACCTCGACCCGGCGGCACTCGACGCCGTCGTCACCGACCGCACCGCCGCCGTGATCCTCGTCCACTACGGCGGCCTGCCCGCCCGCATGACCGAGATCACCGCGATCGCCCGCCGCCACGGCGCCGTCGTCATCGAGGACTGCGCCCACGCCCTGGGGGCCCGCCACCGGGGCCGCCGCCCCGGCGCCCTCGCCGACATCGGCTGCTTCAGCTTCCACGGCACCAAGGCCCTCACCACCCTAGGCGAGGGCGGCATGATCACCCTGGACCGCGACGACTGGGCCGAACGCCTCGACCGGGTGCGCTCCAACGACGCCGACTACCGGTCACTGCCGTACGCCGGACCCGATCCGGAACCCGCGCTCCTGCCGTGGATGCGCTACTCCGACGACATCTACCGCCGCACCTGCACCCGGTGGCACCGTGCCGGCACCAACGCCACACTCTCCGAGGCCGCTGCCGCCGTGGGCGTCGTCCAACTCGGCCGCCTCCCCGAACTGACCGCCCGCCGCCGGGCGGTGGCCACACGTCTCGACGCCGCGACCGCGTCGTTCCCCCTCGTGCGCACGCACCGCCCCCACCCGGGCGACGAACACGCCCACCACCTCTACACCTGCTTCGTCGACGCCCCCGTCATCCGCGAACGCCTCGTCAGAACCCTGCACACGCACGGTGTCGAGGTCCAACTCCGCTACTTCCCCCTCCACCTCACACCCGAGTGGCGAGCCCGTGGCCACCATCGGGGCGAGTGCCCCGCGGCCGAACGCTCGTGGTTCGACCACCAGGTCAACCTCCCCTGCCCACCTTCTCTGACCGACCGTCAGGCCGACCGCCTGGCCTCCGTCCTCCACGACTGCCTCACCCTGGCCCACCGGATCTGA
- a CDS encoding tautomerase family protein, which produces MPFIEIKLFEERLTPETERALIERVTTAVTDTLGEAFRDRTWILLHAEPATRWGISGTPGHAD; this is translated from the coding sequence ATGCCCTTCATCGAGATCAAACTCTTCGAGGAACGCCTGACCCCCGAAACCGAACGCGCCCTCATCGAACGCGTCACCACCGCCGTGACCGACACCCTCGGCGAAGCGTTCCGCGACCGCACCTGGATCCTCCTCCACGCCGAACCCGCCACCCGCTGGGGCATATCGGGCACCCCGGGCCACGCCGACTAG
- a CDS encoding short chain dehydrogenase, with amino-acid sequence MRVLVVGASGTIGRAVVGALEASHEVVRASRGGPVVVDLDDPSSLDALFDEVTDLDAVVCCAASGPLVDLASVTDAEMDAGVRGKLLGQVALARRALRHLRDGGSVTLTGGTFSAPLAGGSLGALVNAGLEGFVRNAAGEAPRGLRINVISPGWVSETLASMGSDPAGGTPVSEVARAYVEAVEGTAQGLTIRP; translated from the coding sequence ATGAGGGTTCTTGTGGTGGGGGCGAGTGGCACGATCGGGCGGGCCGTGGTCGGCGCGTTGGAGGCTTCGCATGAGGTGGTGCGGGCTTCGCGGGGAGGGCCGGTGGTGGTGGATCTGGACGATCCCTCGTCCCTGGACGCGCTGTTCGACGAGGTGACGGATCTCGACGCGGTGGTGTGTTGTGCCGCGAGCGGGCCGCTGGTGGACCTGGCGTCGGTGACCGATGCTGAGATGGACGCGGGTGTGCGGGGCAAGCTGTTGGGGCAAGTGGCCCTGGCCCGCCGGGCGTTGCGTCACCTTCGGGACGGCGGGTCCGTCACCTTGACCGGAGGCACGTTCTCGGCTCCGCTGGCCGGTGGGTCACTGGGAGCCCTCGTCAACGCGGGCCTGGAGGGGTTCGTCCGCAACGCGGCCGGTGAGGCGCCGCGGGGGCTGCGGATCAATGTCATCAGCCCGGGGTGGGTCAGCGAAACCCTCGCAAGCATGGGTAGCGATCCTGCCGGAGGCACCCCTGTCTCGGAGGTCGCGCGCGCCTATGTGGAGGCCGTGGAAGGGACCGCCCAGGGTCTGACCATCCGTCCGTGA
- a CDS encoding ABC transporter ATP-binding protein: protein MPFAVIRGLVLGAPGRPPVLRGADLSVRAGEVVGITGASGAGKTMLALTLLGHVRPGLRVFGGRVDVAGTDPLTPSGARLVRGRVVTFLGQDPASALHPARRLGPQIAEAVRLRSDRRLTRDQTTAEVVRLLTAVGLPHDAEFRRRHPHRISGGQAQRVALAMTLAGAPRLLILDEPTSGLDAATAAHTRDMLADVLGRGQRAAVLISHDHELLAALADRVETVEDGKVTPHGAVVVGPTSPRADRAYDEPRGGEHDDGSVVTGLCADLRESPGPASAELRDRDGDDELPAIGRCADDRGSPGTAAAGPGGIEVADGLVVTGLCAHHRESPAAALTDITFVVPRGSCTAVVGVSGAGKTTLARCLAGLHPHSAGTVRWNGKPLARHDVQVVRQDPVDALNPRESALRAVRRPLERLRGLPRHQAGAEALALLASLGIPAALAERRPSALSGGQRQRVALARALAADPILLICDEPTSALDPDTAEAVMRALARARHRRGTAVLLITHNLPLAARHADRILTLADGRITRPGPVGEVVTASRRHPAPRASSRGPE, encoded by the coding sequence ATGCCGTTCGCCGTCATCCGGGGCCTGGTCCTCGGCGCACCCGGACGCCCACCCGTCCTCCGCGGGGCCGACCTGTCCGTGCGTGCCGGTGAAGTGGTCGGCATCACCGGCGCGTCCGGTGCCGGGAAGACCATGCTCGCACTCACGCTGCTGGGTCATGTGCGCCCCGGACTCCGGGTGTTCGGCGGTCGGGTCGACGTCGCGGGCACCGACCCCCTGACCCCTTCGGGCGCGCGACTTGTGCGCGGCCGGGTCGTCACCTTCCTCGGACAGGACCCCGCGTCCGCACTCCACCCGGCACGCCGCCTGGGGCCGCAGATCGCCGAGGCCGTACGCCTCCGCTCCGACCGCCGCCTGACACGTGATCAGACAACGGCGGAGGTCGTCCGTCTCCTGACCGCCGTCGGACTGCCCCACGACGCCGAGTTCCGCCGCCGTCACCCCCACCGGATCTCCGGCGGCCAAGCCCAGCGCGTCGCGTTGGCCATGACGCTGGCCGGCGCGCCCCGCCTCCTGATCCTGGACGAACCCACCAGCGGCCTCGACGCGGCGACCGCCGCACACACCCGCGACATGCTCGCCGACGTCCTCGGCCGTGGGCAGCGGGCCGCCGTGCTCATCAGCCACGACCACGAGCTGCTGGCGGCGCTCGCGGACCGCGTGGAGACGGTGGAGGACGGGAAGGTCACCCCGCACGGGGCCGTTGTCGTCGGCCCCACGTCACCGCGGGCCGACCGTGCGTACGACGAACCCCGGGGTGGCGAGCACGATGACGGGTCGGTGGTGACAGGCCTGTGTGCCGACCTCCGGGAGTCGCCGGGCCCGGCGTCCGCCGAACTCCGGGACAGGGACGGCGATGACGAGTTGCCGGCGATTGGTCGGTGCGCCGACGACCGGGGATCACCGGGCACCGCGGCGGCCGGGCCCGGGGGCATCGAGGTCGCCGACGGCCTCGTGGTGACCGGGCTGTGCGCCCACCACCGGGAGTCACCTGCCGCCGCGCTGACCGACATCACCTTCGTCGTCCCCCGGGGGTCGTGCACCGCCGTCGTGGGTGTCTCGGGAGCCGGCAAGACCACCCTGGCGCGCTGCCTGGCCGGGCTCCACCCCCACAGCGCCGGGACCGTCCGCTGGAACGGAAAGCCACTGGCGAGGCATGACGTCCAAGTGGTCCGCCAAGACCCCGTGGACGCGCTCAACCCCCGGGAGTCGGCCCTCCGCGCGGTACGCCGCCCCCTGGAACGCCTGCGCGGCCTGCCCCGCCACCAGGCCGGCGCCGAGGCACTGGCCCTGCTCGCGTCCCTCGGCATCCCCGCCGCACTCGCCGAGCGCCGCCCCTCCGCCCTCTCCGGCGGGCAGCGCCAACGCGTCGCCCTGGCACGGGCGTTGGCCGCCGATCCGATCCTCCTGATCTGCGACGAACCCACCTCCGCGCTGGACCCCGACACCGCCGAGGCGGTCATGCGGGCACTGGCCCGCGCCCGGCACCGCCGCGGCACCGCCGTCCTCCTCATCACCCACAACCTCCCCCTCGCGGCCCGCCACGCGGACCGGATCCTGACCCTCGCCGACGGCCGCATCACCCGACCCGGCCCCGTCGGCGAGGTGGTCACGGCATCGCGGCGGCATCCGGCTCCCCGGGCTTCGTCGCGCGGTCCGGAGTAG
- a CDS encoding ABC transporter permease: MTAKTRTAARYVLFAVVAAMAVLVVAGARLAPHGQAEQLGLPFEGPTASRPFGTDVLGRDVLSRLLHGARATLLPALAATAAVTVVGGGLGLWAGLRGGRGAEAAVRVVDVLAAVPPLLLMLVLAAGQPGSSTALVVAIALATLPLGVRVVRSAARGIAAAGYLETARARGDRPADLLRYDVLPNLAGQVLADACIRLVACVHLTATAGFLGLGPGAPHADWGRMVEENLPGAELSPTAFLAPTLALILFTVSVTLLADRLTTPSGKES; encoded by the coding sequence GTGACCGCCAAGACGCGGACCGCGGCCCGGTACGTGCTCTTCGCGGTCGTCGCGGCGATGGCCGTCCTCGTCGTGGCCGGCGCCCGGCTGGCTCCCCACGGCCAGGCCGAACAACTCGGCCTGCCGTTCGAAGGACCCACCGCGAGCCGCCCGTTCGGCACCGACGTCCTCGGCCGGGATGTGCTCAGCCGCCTCCTGCACGGCGCCCGGGCCACCCTGCTGCCCGCCCTCGCCGCGACCGCCGCGGTGACCGTGGTCGGCGGCGGACTGGGGCTGTGGGCGGGGCTGCGGGGCGGGCGGGGCGCCGAGGCCGCGGTGCGTGTGGTCGACGTACTCGCGGCCGTACCACCGCTGTTGCTCATGCTGGTGCTCGCCGCCGGGCAGCCGGGCAGCTCCACCGCCCTGGTGGTGGCGATCGCGCTGGCCACGCTGCCGTTAGGCGTCCGGGTCGTCCGCTCGGCCGCGCGGGGCATCGCCGCCGCGGGCTATCTGGAGACGGCCCGGGCACGCGGCGACCGCCCCGCGGACCTGCTGCGTTACGACGTCCTGCCCAACCTCGCCGGGCAGGTGCTCGCGGACGCGTGCATCAGGCTCGTCGCGTGCGTCCACCTGACCGCGACAGCGGGATTCCTCGGCCTGGGCCCCGGGGCGCCGCACGCGGACTGGGGCCGCATGGTCGAGGAGAACCTGCCGGGCGCGGAACTGTCGCCGACGGCGTTCCTGGCCCCCACCCTGGCCCTGATCCTGTTCACGGTGTCGGTGACCCTGCTCGCCGACCGCCTCACGACACCGTCAGGCAAGGAGAGTTAG
- a CDS encoding ABC transporter permease — MLTFLLRRTLGALAALAVLSVLLFAATEVLPGDAGDVVAGVDASPGERARIRHELGLDRSAARRYADWASHAVRGDFGTAMVGGRPVADVIADRLPNSALLAGLALVLSAPVVLALGLVAGMRPGGRLDRVISTLSQGAVGTPDFVVGALLVAVFAGWWGLLPRVSLVPLGESPLSSPEVLVLPVLTLCVAGPAAAVRIIRAAAAEVAATPYIENARLNGVRGTRLALRHFLPGTAAPAIQAPAMTAAGLVGGTVVVETVFAYPGIGLEMRQAVAARDVPMVQGIALTLSAITLAVLLIADVACRVLDPRKRP; from the coding sequence GTGCTGACGTTCCTGCTGCGCCGCACCCTGGGCGCGCTCGCGGCGCTGGCCGTGCTGTCGGTGCTGCTGTTCGCGGCCACCGAGGTGCTGCCCGGCGACGCGGGCGACGTCGTCGCGGGCGTCGACGCCTCACCCGGTGAACGCGCCCGCATCCGGCACGAGTTGGGCTTGGACCGGTCGGCCGCGCGGCGGTACGCCGACTGGGCGTCGCACGCCGTCCGCGGCGATTTCGGCACCGCGATGGTGGGAGGCCGCCCGGTCGCCGACGTGATCGCCGACCGTCTGCCGAACAGCGCCCTGCTCGCCGGGCTCGCGCTCGTCCTCTCGGCCCCGGTGGTGCTGGCCTTGGGACTCGTGGCCGGCATGCGCCCCGGAGGCAGACTCGACCGTGTCATCAGCACTCTGAGCCAAGGAGCGGTCGGCACACCGGACTTCGTCGTCGGGGCCCTCCTCGTCGCGGTGTTCGCGGGCTGGTGGGGTCTGCTGCCGCGCGTCTCCCTCGTGCCGCTCGGAGAATCGCCGCTGAGCAGTCCTGAGGTGCTGGTGCTGCCGGTGCTGACGCTGTGCGTCGCGGGCCCCGCGGCTGCCGTCCGGATCATCCGGGCGGCAGCCGCCGAGGTCGCGGCGACGCCGTACATCGAGAACGCCCGTCTGAACGGCGTACGCGGAACCCGCCTGGCACTGCGGCACTTTCTGCCCGGTACGGCCGCCCCCGCGATCCAGGCGCCGGCCATGACCGCGGCCGGACTGGTCGGCGGCACCGTCGTCGTCGAGACCGTCTTCGCCTATCCCGGCATCGGTCTCGAAATGCGCCAGGCCGTGGCCGCCCGCGACGTCCCCATGGTGCAGGGCATCGCCCTCACCCTCAGCGCGATCACCCTCGCGGTGCTGCTGATCGCGGACGTGGCGTGCCGCGTGCTCGATCCGAGGAAGCGCCCGTGA
- a CDS encoding ABC transporter substrate-binding protein — translation MPISVNRRQFLRTTVGGTAALAVGATLTACSDDDTAGTPARDDGARPRGGVLRAAFVGGGASEALDHFRGPTPMDFVRARAWHGGLGNLDPTAPDGVRYGVLENIEVSDDLATYVLRVRPGVRFTDGSPVTARDVLYSLAGPARTSPLPVFKMPAANFALDQARVDGDLTLVLPTVRPIADGRLILCQGTYLVVKDGTTTYGPDTPTCGPFRLTRFEPGQGATFVRNDDYYGLALGGGPYLDGLELRSIPAGDARAGALTGGQVDFAHDLPPVAARTLENNPRVVLTPSDSPYLVGLSFRMNMAVPPFDNPQVREAFKLAVDREAMVRTVLFGRGTVGNDLPALGFPDYARGIAQRPHDPDRARQLLRDAGADGLEVTLTTGPETPGMVEAATLYVEDLKKIGVRASLRELPAGQLFADFPAYTRLPLAAGFNVPVPALSSYQTTTAGGAPSALGWNRPDVDALVTEARAQRDPARAADLGTRAQLALWRDGNTVMPVFKPYLNAASPSVVGVADDLYVQFPGFAQAALR, via the coding sequence ATGCCGATATCTGTCAACCGCCGCCAATTCCTGCGCACCACCGTCGGCGGTACCGCCGCCCTGGCCGTCGGCGCGACGCTCACCGCCTGCTCGGACGACGACACCGCCGGAACCCCCGCCCGCGACGACGGCGCACGCCCCCGCGGAGGTGTGCTGCGCGCCGCGTTCGTCGGCGGCGGCGCCTCGGAGGCGCTCGACCACTTCCGCGGCCCCACGCCCATGGACTTCGTGCGCGCCAGAGCCTGGCACGGCGGCCTCGGCAACCTCGATCCCACCGCCCCCGACGGCGTGCGCTACGGCGTCCTGGAGAACATCGAGGTGTCGGACGACCTGGCCACGTACGTGCTGCGGGTACGTCCCGGCGTCCGCTTCACCGACGGATCGCCGGTCACCGCCCGCGACGTGCTCTACTCGCTCGCCGGACCCGCCCGTACCAGCCCGCTGCCGGTCTTCAAGATGCCGGCCGCCAACTTCGCGCTCGACCAGGCCCGGGTCGACGGCGACCTCACCCTCGTGCTGCCCACCGTCCGGCCCATCGCCGACGGCCGCCTGATCCTGTGTCAGGGCACGTACCTCGTCGTCAAGGACGGCACCACCACCTACGGCCCGGACACCCCGACGTGCGGTCCGTTCCGGCTGACCCGCTTCGAACCGGGCCAGGGTGCCACCTTCGTCCGCAACGACGACTACTACGGGCTCGCGCTCGGCGGCGGCCCCTACCTGGACGGCCTCGAACTGCGCTCGATCCCGGCCGGCGACGCCCGCGCCGGAGCCCTCACCGGCGGGCAGGTCGACTTCGCCCACGACCTGCCGCCCGTCGCGGCCCGCACGCTGGAGAACAACCCCCGGGTCGTCCTGACACCGTCGGACAGCCCCTACCTGGTCGGCCTGTCCTTCCGGATGAACATGGCCGTGCCGCCGTTCGACAACCCCCAGGTACGCGAGGCGTTCAAGCTGGCCGTCGACCGCGAGGCCATGGTGCGCACGGTGCTCTTCGGCCGCGGCACGGTCGGCAACGACCTGCCCGCCCTCGGGTTCCCCGACTACGCCCGCGGCATCGCCCAACGCCCCCACGACCCGGACCGCGCACGGCAGTTGCTGCGCGACGCCGGGGCCGACGGCCTTGAGGTCACCCTGACCACCGGGCCCGAGACGCCCGGCATGGTCGAGGCGGCGACGCTGTACGTCGAGGACCTGAAGAAGATCGGGGTGCGTGCGAGCCTGCGCGAACTGCCCGCCGGGCAGCTCTTCGCCGACTTCCCCGCGTACACCCGGCTTCCGCTGGCGGCGGGTTTCAACGTGCCGGTGCCCGCACTGTCGTCGTACCAGACCACCACGGCCGGCGGCGCACCGAGCGCGCTGGGGTGGAACCGCCCCGACGTCGACGCCCTGGTGACCGAGGCACGGGCCCAGCGCGACCCGGCCCGTGCGGCGGATCTGGGCACGCGGGCGCAACTGGCGCTGTGGCGCGACGGGAACACCGTGATGCCGGTCTTCAAGCCGTACCTCAACGCCGCGTCGCCGTCGGTCGTGGGGGTGGCCGACGATCTGTACGTGCAGTTCCCCGGGTTCGCGCAGGCGGCGTTGCGGTGA
- a CDS encoding PQQ-binding-like beta-propeller repeat protein, translated as MHTAKKLRVTLGALFSAALVASCSSGGDGDVHAADSAVPTSASGAPPAEPAEEAASRPPSAFAPDAFTLTDSAYTSGTPVILHDRNAYVASESSLTTVDLASRRTLGKVTPEHPLLHAPPAAGNPAAIEAYSAKRPMVGEPVFTEINGVQVALAGFAVSGVGEPAGPGVELVAVDRGTGQEVWRFSFAVAQWKSSPPKSTASVDIVGVANGVAVLRANHDSKVTGSYGVSLAGPKLAWSNPDFHALGVDGDVVAGMAFTEGMRLTGLRVADGSSRVWQDSAQRSCTTIGTIGPWLKTGEKVDGNEVTRLVRIATQEPFAALGDALTADANCDHDADAAIVVCTEGERATAADAATGTQLWSRPAAGADAWTGKVTATFQGLLYVEDSAKNASRVVDARTGEVVQTAPGIAPVVVNEHFGVVHNGARITAHAAATP; from the coding sequence ATGCACACCGCGAAGAAACTACGCGTCACCCTGGGGGCGCTGTTCAGCGCCGCCCTGGTGGCATCCTGCTCGTCCGGCGGCGACGGCGATGTCCACGCCGCCGACTCGGCGGTGCCGACCTCGGCGTCCGGCGCACCGCCCGCGGAACCCGCCGAGGAAGCGGCGAGCCGGCCTCCGAGCGCGTTCGCACCGGACGCCTTCACACTCACCGACAGCGCCTACACGTCCGGGACGCCCGTCATCCTGCACGACCGCAACGCCTATGTGGCGTCGGAGTCGAGCCTGACGACCGTCGACCTCGCGAGCCGACGGACTCTCGGCAAGGTGACGCCCGAGCACCCGCTCCTCCACGCGCCGCCGGCCGCGGGCAACCCGGCCGCGATCGAGGCGTACTCGGCGAAGCGGCCGATGGTCGGGGAACCGGTGTTCACCGAGATCAACGGCGTGCAGGTCGCACTCGCGGGCTTCGCGGTGAGCGGTGTCGGCGAACCGGCCGGGCCGGGCGTCGAGTTGGTCGCGGTGGACCGCGGCACGGGGCAGGAGGTGTGGCGGTTCTCCTTCGCGGTCGCCCAGTGGAAGAGTTCGCCGCCCAAGTCGACGGCCTCCGTGGACATCGTCGGTGTCGCGAACGGCGTGGCCGTACTCCGCGCGAACCACGACAGCAAGGTCACCGGCAGCTACGGCGTGTCCCTCGCCGGGCCCAAACTGGCGTGGAGCAACCCGGACTTCCATGCGCTCGGTGTCGACGGTGACGTCGTCGCGGGCATGGCGTTCACCGAGGGCATGCGGCTGACCGGGCTGCGCGTCGCCGACGGAAGCAGCCGCGTCTGGCAGGACTCGGCCCAGCGGTCGTGCACCACCATCGGGACGATCGGACCGTGGCTCAAGACCGGGGAGAAGGTCGACGGCAACGAGGTGACCCGCCTGGTGCGGATCGCGACCCAGGAGCCGTTCGCCGCACTCGGCGACGCGCTGACCGCGGACGCGAACTGCGATCACGACGCGGACGCCGCCATCGTCGTGTGCACCGAGGGCGAGCGCGCCACCGCGGCCGACGCCGCGACCGGCACACAGTTGTGGTCGCGCCCGGCGGCCGGCGCGGATGCCTGGACCGGCAAAGTCACCGCGACATTCCAGGGGCTGCTTTACGTCGAAGACAGCGCGAAGAACGCGTCCCGCGTGGTCGACGCCCGTACGGGAGAGGTCGTGCAGACCGCCCCCGGCATCGCCCCCGTCGTGGTCAACGAGCACTTCGGCGTGGTCCACAACGGCGCGCGGATCACGGCGCACGCGGCGGCCACGCCGTGA